The Prevotella sp. oral taxon 299 str. F0039 genome has a segment encoding these proteins:
- a CDS encoding peptidylprolyl isomerase codes for MKRNKLLLISLLCSAALSAQEHNIVMMIDGEPIARSIFIDAYKQNYPNGVSGKKELYHFAERYADYYLKCKVAAQQQQENAVENRNKKVVSSASILKNDVVVSADIEQQARNIYNKIASEVSSKGGLVKLQDIHIYLSQRASKADEKNAKDQIEAIYNKVKAGEDFGKLAQLYTQNTLYRATKGELPWLAKGQTLSEFENVAFALSPGEVSKPFMSVDGYHLLYLQKKVDFLSYNEVRANIIDFILKEKVRKGIDIQHVFASGEMGNTPSLTTISTTDEAFNTSSVASISNTLDAQSSSNEQLLTYLNNNLWNGVEADSRALERYFEANKKKYRFDEPRFKGYVLYAKSAELLKELEKKAKHAPLLNLNKAAIEDAVGGSRESFKIDEGIFSLGENTVVDKEFYKQHNTNSGASEFPFTKIVGKKVKQPDLKSEVTWQVLADYKEYLEQQWLAKLKKSHSIVINKKELSTIN; via the coding sequence TTGAAAAGAAACAAGTTATTACTAATATCTTTATTGTGTAGTGCTGCTCTAAGTGCGCAAGAACACAATATTGTTATGATGATAGATGGTGAGCCAATTGCCCGTTCTATCTTCATAGATGCCTATAAACAAAATTATCCCAATGGTGTTTCTGGTAAGAAAGAGTTATATCATTTTGCTGAGCGTTATGCTGACTATTATCTAAAATGTAAGGTGGCTGCGCAACAACAGCAGGAAAATGCTGTAGAAAATAGAAATAAAAAGGTAGTTTCTTCTGCTTCAATACTAAAAAATGATGTTGTGGTTTCTGCTGACATTGAACAGCAAGCACGCAATATTTATAATAAAATAGCTTCAGAAGTGAGTTCGAAAGGCGGGCTCGTGAAATTGCAAGATATCCATATTTATCTTAGTCAAAGAGCCAGTAAGGCAGACGAGAAGAATGCAAAAGACCAAATAGAAGCTATATATAATAAGGTGAAAGCAGGCGAAGACTTTGGTAAATTGGCTCAGCTCTACACCCAAAACACCCTATATCGTGCCACAAAAGGCGAATTGCCATGGTTGGCTAAAGGGCAAACTTTAAGCGAATTCGAGAACGTTGCCTTTGCATTATCACCAGGAGAAGTGAGCAAACCCTTTATGTCTGTAGACGGATATCATCTTCTCTATCTTCAAAAGAAAGTAGATTTCTTGTCCTATAACGAGGTAAGAGCCAATATTATCGACTTCATTTTGAAAGAAAAAGTGCGTAAAGGTATCGACATACAGCATGTTTTTGCAAGTGGAGAGATGGGCAACACGCCTTCTTTAACTACAATATCTACCACAGATGAGGCTTTCAATACGTCGTCGGTAGCTAGCATCTCTAATACATTGGATGCACAGTCTTCATCAAACGAACAGCTCCTTACCTACTTAAACAACAATTTATGGAATGGAGTAGAGGCAGATTCGAGAGCTTTAGAGCGTTATTTTGAGGCAAATAAAAAGAAATATCGTTTTGACGAACCACGATTTAAAGGTTATGTGTTGTATGCTAAGAGTGCTGAATTACTAAAGGAATTAGAGAAAAAAGCAAAGCATGCACCACTTCTTAACTTGAATAAAGCTGCAATAGAGGATGCCGTTGGAGGTTCAAGAGAATCCTTTAAAATAGACGAAGGTATTTTCTCTTTAGGCGAAAATACTGTTGTTGATAAAGAATTTTACAAACAACATAACACCAATAGCGGTGCTTCTGAGTTTCCTTTTACTAAGATTGTAGGAAAGAAAGTGAAGCAACCTGACCTGAAAAGTGAAGTGACTTGGCAGGTTTTGGCAGACTATAAAGAATATTTAGAACAACAATGGCTTGCAAAACTAAAGAAAAGCCACTCAATAGTAATCAATAAAAAAGAATTATCAACCATCAACTAA
- a CDS encoding peptidylprolyl isomerase — MNRRQKISIGLAFLMTYAGMSLQAGRLGANFHSNDSLPKSTKTVSVNPQSVIDEVIWVVGDEPILKSDVEAMRLQSELEGVKLNGDPDCIIPEQLAVQKLFLHQAAIDSINISESEISSEIEHQINYWIQQIGSKEKLEEYRRQSITQIRQQMHDDFKNRLLIQEMKKKLVKDIAVTPGDVRRYFESLPADSIPTIPTAVEVEIITMLPRVSQEEIAKVKNELREYTERVTKGETSFATLARLYSEDPGSARQGGEMDYTGRGMFDPAFAAVAFNLTDPKKISKIVETEFGYHIIQLIDKRGDKVKVRHILRKPVVSAEIVEATKVKMDSLLADLRDGKFTFEDAAFHISDDKDTRNNKGLMVNNANNERTSRFQMRDLPTEVARQVEALKPGEISNVFEMVNEKGKKVCAIVKLKNRIDAHKAVITEDYQVLKNQVLAKEREKFLHNWVVNKIKNTYIRMENQYKNCNFEYQGWIK, encoded by the coding sequence ATGAATAGAAGACAAAAAATATCTATAGGACTTGCTTTCTTAATGACTTATGCAGGCATGAGTTTACAAGCTGGCCGTTTAGGTGCCAACTTTCATAGCAATGATTCTTTGCCCAAATCTACTAAAACTGTGTCAGTTAATCCACAAAGTGTGATAGATGAGGTTATTTGGGTAGTGGGAGACGAACCCATATTGAAATCGGATGTAGAAGCAATGCGCCTTCAATCTGAGTTAGAAGGTGTGAAGTTGAATGGCGATCCTGATTGTATTATTCCAGAGCAGTTGGCAGTTCAAAAGCTATTTTTGCACCAAGCAGCTATCGACTCAATAAATATTAGCGAGTCGGAGATATCTTCAGAGATAGAACATCAAATCAATTATTGGATTCAGCAGATTGGTTCTAAAGAGAAACTAGAAGAATATCGTCGTCAGTCAATTACACAAATACGTCAGCAAATGCATGATGATTTCAAGAATCGATTATTGATTCAAGAAATGAAAAAGAAGCTTGTGAAAGATATTGCGGTAACTCCTGGTGATGTACGTCGTTACTTTGAATCGCTTCCTGCAGATAGTATTCCTACAATTCCAACTGCAGTAGAAGTTGAAATTATAACAATGTTACCACGAGTTAGCCAAGAAGAGATCGCAAAAGTGAAGAACGAATTGCGTGAATATACTGAAAGAGTAACCAAAGGTGAAACCTCTTTTGCCACATTAGCACGTCTTTATTCTGAAGATCCAGGCTCTGCTCGCCAAGGAGGGGAGATGGATTATACTGGAAGAGGAATGTTCGATCCTGCTTTTGCGGCTGTTGCTTTCAACTTAACAGACCCTAAGAAGATTTCAAAGATTGTTGAAACAGAATTCGGTTATCACATCATTCAGTTGATAGATAAGCGTGGTGATAAAGTGAAAGTACGCCATATCTTGCGTAAACCTGTTGTTTCTGCTGAGATAGTAGAGGCTACAAAAGTGAAAATGGATTCGCTTTTGGCAGATCTTCGTGATGGTAAATTCACCTTTGAAGATGCTGCATTCCACATATCAGACGATAAAGATACACGCAATAACAAAGGTTTGATGGTGAATAATGCCAATAATGAACGTACTTCTCGTTTCCAAATGCGTGATCTTCCTACAGAAGTCGCTCGTCAGGTCGAAGCTTTAAAGCCAGGTGAGATATCTAATGTGTTTGAAATGGTGAACGAAAAAGGTAAGAAAGTATGTGCCATCGTGAAACTAAAGAATAGAATAGATGCTCATAAAGCAGTGATAACAGAAGATTATCAGGTGCTTAAAAACCAGGTATTAGCTAAAGAACGAGAGAAATTCTTACACAACTGGGTGGTAAATAAAATAAAGAACACCTATATAAGAATGGAAAATCAATATAAGAATTGTAACTTTGAGTATCAAGGTTGGATTAAATGA
- a CDS encoding OstA-like protein: protein MRYIKNKNLKSIGHRISMLLVLCLFGLCALFAYNKPKNKRVIREDQKVYLEHADELKRDIYGTNPDAQILKGNVRLKHNGATLTCDSAYLYQESNSVRAFGRVSFRQGDTLSLKGERGFYDGVTQILEVRKNVVLKHRNQTLYTDSLNYDRMYKNAYFFDGGKLVDGKDQLIADWGEYNTQSRQAVFYFRVKLKSKKSDIDTDTLYYDAPKSQAHFKGPTTIVNNGDVVKTQDGYFDTKKDKVELFSRSTITSKEKVITGDTLYRDKKTGIGQGYGNVIYVDKKNKNELHADVFVYNEKTGKGFATKKALLKDYSQGDTLFMHADSLKIETIHINTDSAYRKVHAFRHVIAYRKDMQAICDSLVANGKDSCLTMYYDPVLWSDNRQVLGEKIYVYMNDSTIRMAKVEGQALSVEQLEDKKNFNQVSSKLMNAYFDEGALRRLVCVDNVRIIFYPINDKDSSIIGLNYIETDTMRMYINKEKKLERIWMPKAQGTLFPISQIPTDKLQLPSFAWLDHLRPKSKEDVFKWKGKTDSEKLRVIERQKAPMQRFKSEGKTKETSLQNANKTTVETTSQ from the coding sequence ATGAGATATATAAAAAATAAGAATTTAAAGTCTATAGGGCATAGAATCAGTATGTTATTGGTTCTATGCCTCTTTGGATTATGTGCACTATTTGCCTATAACAAACCTAAAAATAAGCGTGTAATACGTGAAGATCAAAAGGTTTATTTAGAGCATGCAGACGAGCTGAAACGTGATATTTATGGTACAAATCCAGATGCTCAGATATTAAAAGGCAATGTTCGCTTGAAACACAATGGGGCAACTCTTACATGTGATAGTGCCTATCTCTATCAAGAATCGAACTCAGTTAGAGCCTTTGGACGTGTTTCTTTTCGACAAGGCGATACCCTTTCGCTTAAAGGAGAACGTGGGTTTTATGATGGAGTGACACAGATTCTCGAAGTAAGAAAAAATGTTGTATTGAAGCATCGCAATCAAACTCTTTATACCGATAGTCTTAATTACGACCGAATGTATAAGAATGCATACTTCTTTGACGGTGGAAAACTGGTAGATGGAAAAGATCAATTGATTGCAGATTGGGGCGAATACAATACTCAATCACGTCAAGCAGTATTCTATTTTAGGGTAAAACTCAAAAGTAAAAAAAGTGATATAGATACCGACACCTTATATTATGATGCTCCAAAGTCGCAGGCTCACTTTAAAGGTCCAACTACAATTGTAAATAATGGTGATGTAGTGAAAACCCAAGATGGTTACTTCGATACCAAGAAAGATAAGGTAGAATTGTTCTCTAGATCAACAATTACAAGTAAAGAGAAGGTTATCACGGGTGATACTTTATATAGAGATAAGAAGACAGGTATTGGTCAAGGCTACGGAAATGTGATCTATGTTGATAAAAAGAACAAGAATGAACTACATGCCGATGTGTTTGTTTATAACGAAAAAACGGGTAAAGGTTTTGCAACTAAAAAGGCATTACTAAAAGATTACTCACAAGGTGACACCTTATTTATGCATGCCGACTCGCTAAAAATAGAAACCATACACATTAATACAGATTCGGCTTATCGAAAAGTGCATGCTTTTAGACATGTCATTGCTTATAGAAAAGATATGCAAGCGATATGCGATTCGCTGGTTGCAAATGGAAAAGACTCTTGTTTAACGATGTATTACGATCCCGTTTTGTGGAGCGATAATCGACAAGTATTGGGCGAAAAGATTTATGTTTATATGAACGATAGCACTATTCGCATGGCGAAAGTAGAAGGACAAGCACTTTCTGTTGAGCAACTTGAGGATAAAAAGAATTTCAATCAGGTGTCTTCTAAATTAATGAACGCCTACTTTGACGAGGGGGCTCTACGTCGCTTGGTGTGTGTAGACAATGTAAGGATTATCTTTTATCCTATCAACGACAAGGATAGTTCAATCATAGGACTCAACTATATCGAGACGGACACTATGCGAATGTATATCAATAAAGAGAAAAAACTAGAGCGAATTTGGATGCCAAAGGCACAAGGAACACTATTCCCAATAAGTCAAATACCTACCGATAAATTGCAGCTGCCTTCTTTTGCGTGGTTAGATCATCTACGACCAAAATCGAAAGAGGACGTATTTAAATGGAAAGGAAAGACCGATAGCGAAAAACTTAGAGTGATAGAGCGCCAAAAAGCACCCATGCAAAGATTCAAATCGGAGGGAAAAACCAAAGAAACCAGTCTGCAAAATGCAAATAAAACGACAGTAGAAACAACGTCTCAATGA
- the mutL gene encoding DNA mismatch repair endonuclease MutL, which translates to MQDVIQLLPDTVANQIAAGEVIQRPASVIKELVENSIDAEATTINVLVVDAGRTSIQVIDDGKGMSDTDARLSFERHATSKIRSADDLFQLHTMGFRGEALASIAAVSQVQLKTRQKHEDLGTVIHVAGSKYISQEPCTCAVGTNFLIENLFYNVPARRKFLKSNTTELNNIVTAFQRIALVYPHITFTLHSNGNELISLRAGTLRQRIVDIFGKRINQDLLSLETETTFCKIYGFVGKPESAKKKGAQQYFFVNGRYMKHAYFHKAVASALERLVPTGEQVPYFIYFDVPTEEIDVNIHPTKTEIKFENEKAIWQILMAIVREAVGLYNDVPSIDFDNEGRPDIPVFDPNASISVPKVDYNPNYNPFKEVEQSTPRRDVTNWETLYEGLGNEIDEPQNLFTPDEPISESESLIAEKSPSHYQYKGKYIMTSVKSGLMIIDQHRAHLRILYENFIEKLNQRVNSSQKVLFPEMVQIPAASIELFNKIIPEIERIGFEISNLGGGSYALQSVPADLQGLNMVDLIHDMIDNASVQGVNSALDDIHHALALTMARSAAIPYGQVLSNVEMDDLITSLFATTNISYTPTGKIILSILNQSDISKLFG; encoded by the coding sequence ATGCAAGATGTAATTCAGTTACTACCAGATACAGTGGCAAACCAAATTGCTGCGGGCGAAGTTATACAACGTCCTGCTAGCGTTATCAAAGAGTTGGTTGAGAATTCAATCGACGCAGAAGCCACAACTATTAATGTATTGGTGGTGGATGCTGGTAGAACTTCGATTCAAGTAATTGATGATGGCAAGGGAATGAGCGACACAGATGCTCGTCTTTCCTTTGAACGTCATGCCACATCTAAGATCCGTTCTGCCGACGATTTATTCCAATTGCATACCATGGGCTTTAGAGGTGAGGCACTTGCATCGATTGCAGCGGTGTCACAAGTACAACTAAAGACTCGCCAAAAGCACGAAGATTTGGGAACAGTGATACATGTTGCTGGTTCAAAATACATCTCGCAAGAACCTTGCACCTGTGCAGTTGGAACCAACTTTCTGATAGAAAATCTCTTTTATAACGTTCCTGCACGTCGCAAGTTCTTAAAATCAAACACCACAGAATTAAACAATATCGTTACAGCTTTTCAGCGTATTGCTCTTGTTTATCCTCATATCACCTTTACACTGCATAGTAACGGAAATGAACTGATAAGTCTTCGAGCAGGAACTTTGCGTCAACGCATTGTAGATATCTTTGGAAAAAGAATCAATCAAGATTTGCTTTCTCTTGAAACGGAAACCACATTCTGTAAAATCTACGGCTTTGTGGGAAAACCAGAGTCGGCAAAGAAGAAGGGAGCACAGCAATATTTCTTTGTGAATGGCAGATATATGAAGCATGCATATTTCCACAAAGCGGTTGCAAGTGCATTAGAACGTCTTGTTCCAACGGGTGAACAAGTACCTTATTTTATATACTTTGATGTTCCAACAGAAGAGATAGATGTTAATATTCACCCTACAAAAACAGAGATAAAGTTTGAAAATGAGAAAGCAATATGGCAGATCTTAATGGCTATAGTGAGAGAGGCTGTGGGCTTATATAATGATGTTCCATCGATAGATTTTGATAATGAAGGACGTCCCGATATTCCAGTTTTCGATCCAAATGCTTCGATCTCGGTTCCGAAAGTAGATTATAACCCTAATTATAATCCATTTAAAGAGGTAGAACAGAGCACTCCTCGTCGTGACGTAACGAACTGGGAGACCCTTTATGAGGGCTTGGGTAATGAGATAGATGAGCCACAAAACTTGTTCACTCCAGACGAACCTATATCAGAAAGTGAAAGTCTTATTGCAGAAAAGTCGCCTTCTCATTATCAATATAAAGGAAAATATATTATGACCTCGGTGAAATCTGGACTCATGATTATCGACCAGCATAGGGCACATCTACGTATATTATATGAGAATTTCATAGAGAAACTGAATCAACGAGTAAATTCTTCTCAGAAAGTGTTATTTCCCGAAATGGTTCAAATACCTGCAGCAAGTATTGAGTTGTTTAACAAAATCATTCCAGAAATAGAACGAATAGGTTTTGAGATCAGTAATCTTGGTGGAGGAAGTTATGCACTTCAGTCGGTTCCTGCAGACTTACAAGGATTGAATATGGTAGATCTTATTCATGATATGATCGATAATGCAAGCGTACAAGGAGTGAACTCGGCGCTTGATGATATACATCATGCTTTGGCTCTGACAATGGCTCGCAGTGCAGCGATTCCCTATGGACAAGTATTAAGTAATGTGGAAATGGATGATTTGATAACCAGTTTATTTGCAACAACAAATATTAGTTATACTCCAACGGGTAAGATTATCTTATCTATTTTGAATCAATCAGACATAAGTAAGCTCTTTGGTTAG